The [Bacillus] selenitireducens MLS10 genome includes a region encoding these proteins:
- the rpsU gene encoding 30S ribosomal protein S21 yields the protein MAETRVKKNESIDAALRRFKKSMSKEGTMQEVRKRKHYEKPSIKRKKKSEAARKRKF from the coding sequence ATGGCAGAAACTCGTGTAAAAAAGAACGAGTCGATTGATGCTGCTCTTCGTCGCTTTAAGAAATCGATGTCTAAAGAAGGTACAATGCAGGAAGTTCGTAAGCGTAAGCACTACGAAAAGCCGAGCATTAAGCGCAAAAAGAAATCTGAAGCGGCTCGAAAGCGCAAGTTTTAA
- the mtaB gene encoding tRNA (N(6)-L-threonylcarbamoyladenosine(37)-C(2))-methylthiotransferase MtaB, whose protein sequence is MPKVAFHTLGCKVNHYETEAIWQLFQAEGYEKEAFDQLADVYVINTCTVTNTGDKKSRQVIRRAIRKNPDAVVCVTGCYAQTSPAEVMAIPGVDIVVGTQDRHKLIPYIKEFQVSREPVNGVGNIMKARVYEELDVPAFTDRTRASLKIQEGCNNFCTFCIIPWARGLMRSRKPEDVLSQANQLVEAGYKEIVLTGIHTGGYGEDMKDYNLAGLLRDLETIEGLRRIRISSIEASQITDEVIEVINRSDKVVNHLHIPLQSGSDTVLKRMRRKYTTSFYRERVERLKEALPGLAVTSDVIVGFPGETDEEFEETYQLIRDIGYSELHVFPFSKRTGTPAARMDEQVDDGIKNERVHRLIALSDQQAKEYASSYEGEIVEMIPEERDADHPERLVGYTDNYLKVAVELEDSYIGEIVKVRIEQAGYPMNQGRFVAVAERQMA, encoded by the coding sequence ATGCCGAAAGTGGCATTCCACACATTGGGTTGTAAGGTCAATCATTATGAAACAGAAGCCATCTGGCAACTGTTTCAGGCAGAAGGCTATGAAAAAGAGGCCTTTGATCAGCTGGCAGATGTGTATGTCATTAATACTTGTACAGTAACGAATACCGGAGATAAAAAAAGCAGACAGGTGATACGCAGGGCAATCAGGAAGAATCCGGACGCCGTGGTGTGTGTGACAGGTTGCTATGCGCAAACATCCCCGGCTGAGGTCATGGCGATTCCAGGAGTGGATATCGTTGTCGGTACCCAGGATCGTCATAAACTGATCCCTTATATTAAGGAGTTTCAGGTGTCGAGAGAACCTGTTAATGGCGTAGGAAACATTATGAAGGCACGGGTTTATGAAGAGCTTGATGTCCCGGCATTCACGGACCGCACGCGCGCATCATTAAAGATACAGGAAGGCTGCAATAATTTCTGCACGTTCTGTATTATTCCCTGGGCGAGAGGGCTGATGCGCTCAAGAAAGCCGGAAGATGTTCTGTCTCAGGCCAATCAGCTTGTGGAAGCTGGCTATAAAGAAATAGTACTGACGGGCATTCATACCGGTGGATACGGCGAAGATATGAAGGATTACAATCTTGCCGGGCTTCTCAGAGATCTTGAAACAATAGAGGGCTTGCGAAGAATCCGGATTTCATCGATCGAAGCGAGTCAGATCACCGATGAAGTGATCGAGGTGATCAACCGTTCAGACAAGGTTGTCAATCATCTTCATATTCCTCTTCAGTCCGGTTCGGATACGGTTTTAAAACGGATGCGCCGCAAGTATACAACATCGTTTTACCGGGAGCGTGTGGAGCGTTTAAAAGAAGCGTTACCGGGTCTCGCGGTCACGTCAGATGTGATTGTCGGCTTCCCCGGTGAAACTGATGAAGAGTTTGAGGAAACGTATCAGCTGATAAGAGATATTGGCTATTCAGAGCTTCACGTTTTCCCATTTTCAAAGCGTACCGGTACACCGGCTGCGCGCATGGACGAGCAGGTTGATGACGGGATCAAAAATGAACGGGTGCATCGTCTTATTGCGCTCTCCGATCAGCAGGCCAAGGAATATGCGTCCTCGTATGAAGGCGAAATCGTCGAAATGATTCCGGAGGAACGTGATGCGGATCATCCTGAGCGACTTGTCGGTTATACGGATAATTACCTGAAAGTTGCTGTGGAACTTGAAGATTCTTATATTGGTGAAATCGTGAAAGTCCGAATCGAACAGGCAGGCTACCCAATGAATCAGGGACGCTTTGTGGCAGTTGCTGAACGGCAAATGGCATAA
- the dnaJ gene encoding molecular chaperone DnaJ: MSKRDYYDVLGVEQGASEQEIKKAYRKLARQYHPDVNKAEDAEDKFKEVKEAYDVLSDSQKRAQYDQFGHQDPNQGFGGAGAGDFNGFGDIFDMFFGGGGRRDPNAPRQGGDLQYTMNLEFKEAVFGKETDIEIPKEETCSECAGSGARSGASAQTCQDCKGAGQLNVEQNTPFGRVVNRRVCTRCQGTGQTIKESDKCPKCAGQGKVKKRKKIHIKIPAGVDTGQQIRVSGQGEPGVNGGPPGDLFVVFNVKSHEFFKRDGDDIFCEMPITFPQAALGDEVEVPTLNGKVKLKVPAGTQNATHFRLRGKGVPNVHGRGQGDQHVQIKVIVPKQLNDKQRDLLREFNDESGDEMPDEQSQNFFEKVKRALKNFG, from the coding sequence ATGAGCAAGCGAGATTACTATGACGTTCTTGGTGTGGAACAGGGAGCGTCCGAACAGGAAATCAAGAAAGCTTACAGGAAGCTTGCCCGCCAATATCACCCTGATGTGAATAAGGCAGAGGATGCAGAAGACAAATTCAAGGAAGTCAAGGAAGCCTATGACGTGCTGAGCGATTCCCAGAAACGGGCTCAATACGATCAGTTTGGTCACCAGGATCCGAATCAGGGATTCGGCGGAGCCGGAGCCGGTGACTTCAACGGCTTTGGGGATATTTTCGACATGTTTTTTGGCGGCGGAGGCCGAAGAGATCCGAATGCCCCAAGACAAGGCGGCGACCTGCAATATACGATGAACCTCGAATTTAAAGAGGCGGTTTTTGGAAAAGAAACTGATATTGAAATTCCAAAAGAAGAAACCTGTTCGGAATGCGCCGGATCAGGTGCACGCTCAGGTGCGTCTGCACAGACCTGTCAGGACTGTAAAGGTGCAGGTCAGCTGAATGTGGAACAGAACACCCCGTTTGGTCGGGTTGTAAACCGCAGAGTCTGTACCCGTTGTCAGGGAACCGGACAGACGATTAAGGAAAGCGACAAGTGTCCGAAATGTGCCGGTCAGGGTAAAGTGAAAAAGCGTAAGAAGATTCATATTAAGATACCTGCCGGTGTTGATACAGGACAGCAGATCCGTGTATCCGGGCAAGGTGAACCGGGTGTGAACGGTGGACCTCCGGGAGATTTGTTTGTTGTATTTAATGTCAAGTCACATGAATTCTTTAAACGTGACGGGGACGACATCTTCTGTGAGATGCCGATTACCTTCCCACAGGCGGCTCTTGGTGATGAAGTAGAAGTTCCGACGCTGAATGGGAAAGTGAAACTGAAAGTGCCTGCCGGTACACAGAATGCCACTCATTTCCGATTGCGCGGAAAAGGTGTACCGAATGTGCATGGACGTGGCCAGGGCGATCAGCATGTGCAGATCAAGGTGATAGTACCGAAGCAGCTGAATGACAAACAAAGGGATCTTCTTCGTGAATTCAATGATGAATCCGGGGATGAAATGCCGGATGAGCAGTCACAGAATTTCTTTGAGAAAGTGAAACGGGCTCTGAAAAATTTCGGTTAA
- the prmA gene encoding 50S ribosomal protein L11 methyltransferase, translating to MNWSEICIHTTQEAVEPVSHVLHESGASGVVIEDREDLFRDWDTKFGEIYDLSPEDYPEEGVLVKGYLPVNSFLGEAVDQIKQAINHLSSFDIDLGLNKVTVSEVNEEEWATAWKKYYKPVKVSDRVTITPTWEMYEAVHDDELVIELDPGMAFGTGTHPTTVMCIQMIEKYIREGDSLVDVGCGTGVLSIAAAKLGAAKVHALDLDEVAVHSAVINTKLNKVHDRVSVKQGNLLDDTPSEQDLIVANILAEVIVTIPEEALKLTRPGGMFITSGIIGQKQAMVTEALEKAGWTVMETIEMEDWVAIAAKKPDRVD from the coding sequence ATGAATTGGTCTGAAATATGCATCCATACGACACAGGAGGCCGTTGAACCGGTAAGCCATGTCCTGCATGAATCAGGAGCTAGCGGTGTCGTCATTGAGGACAGGGAAGATTTATTCCGGGACTGGGATACGAAGTTTGGTGAAATCTATGACCTTTCCCCTGAGGATTATCCGGAAGAGGGAGTGCTCGTGAAAGGCTATTTACCGGTCAACAGCTTCCTTGGTGAAGCGGTGGATCAAATTAAACAGGCGATCAATCATCTTTCCTCCTTTGATATTGATTTGGGTCTGAATAAAGTGACCGTCAGTGAAGTCAATGAGGAAGAGTGGGCAACTGCCTGGAAAAAATACTATAAGCCCGTTAAAGTGTCGGATCGCGTCACAATTACGCCGACATGGGAAATGTATGAAGCTGTTCATGACGATGAACTGGTTATCGAACTCGATCCCGGAATGGCTTTTGGTACCGGGACGCATCCAACGACGGTGATGTGCATTCAGATGATTGAAAAATATATCCGGGAAGGTGACAGTCTCGTCGATGTCGGATGCGGGACCGGTGTTCTCAGCATTGCAGCAGCAAAACTTGGCGCTGCGAAAGTCCATGCTCTCGATCTGGATGAAGTGGCTGTCCATTCCGCGGTGATCAATACGAAACTGAACAAAGTGCACGACCGGGTGTCTGTCAAACAGGGGAACCTTTTAGACGATACCCCGTCTGAACAGGATCTGATCGTGGCAAATATTCTAGCAGAGGTAATCGTGACGATCCCGGAAGAGGCGTTGAAGCTGACGCGCCCTGGAGGGATGTTCATTACATCTGGAATCATCGGTCAAAAGCAGGCAATGGTCACCGAAGCGCTTGAAAAAGCGGGATGGACGGTTATGGAAACCATCGAGATGGAAGATTGGGTTGCCATAGCGGCAAAAAAGCCGGATCGCGTGGACTGA
- the floA gene encoding flotillin-like protein FloA (flotillin-like protein involved in membrane lipid rafts), with amino-acid sequence MFTEEIALLIGIGLIIVALAVLFTFVPVALWISAWAAGVKVGIFQLVGMRLRRVIPHRVVNPLIKAVKAGLDISTNKLEGHYLAGGNVDRVVNALIAAQRANIDLTFERCAAIDLAGRDVLEAVQMSVNPKVIETPFIAGVAMDGIEVKAKARITVRANIDRLVGGAGEETIIARVGEGIVSTIGSAKNHKEVLENPDMISQTVLKKGLDAGTAFEILSIDIADIDIGKNIGAGLQTDQAEADKKIAQAKAEERRAMAVAQEQEMKARVEEMRAKVVEAEAEVPMAMSEALRSGKLGVMDYMNFNNIKADTDMRDSIGKATSDDEDGVDRNPHQNK; translated from the coding sequence ATGTTCACAGAAGAAATTGCATTATTAATCGGTATTGGTCTGATTATTGTCGCACTTGCGGTACTATTCACTTTTGTACCGGTAGCTCTCTGGATCTCAGCATGGGCAGCAGGTGTAAAGGTTGGTATTTTCCAACTCGTCGGGATGAGACTTCGTCGGGTTATCCCGCACCGCGTTGTTAACCCGCTGATCAAAGCGGTAAAAGCAGGTCTTGATATCAGCACGAATAAGCTTGAGGGTCATTATCTTGCTGGTGGTAACGTTGACCGGGTGGTCAATGCGCTTATCGCCGCTCAGCGTGCGAATATCGACCTGACATTTGAACGATGTGCGGCGATTGACCTCGCAGGTCGAGACGTACTCGAAGCCGTACAAATGAGTGTTAACCCGAAAGTAATTGAAACACCGTTTATTGCCGGTGTGGCAATGGACGGAATTGAAGTCAAAGCAAAAGCGCGTATTACGGTACGTGCGAACATTGACCGACTCGTAGGTGGTGCCGGTGAAGAAACAATCATCGCCCGTGTCGGTGAAGGGATTGTATCGACAATCGGTTCTGCGAAAAATCACAAAGAAGTTCTTGAGAATCCGGATATGATTTCGCAAACAGTTCTCAAAAAAGGTCTCGATGCAGGAACAGCATTTGAAATCCTGTCCATTGATATTGCAGATATTGATATCGGCAAGAACATCGGTGCCGGACTCCAGACGGATCAGGCGGAAGCCGATAAGAAAATTGCACAGGCAAAAGCGGAAGAACGTCGAGCCATGGCCGTTGCACAGGAACAGGAAATGAAGGCACGTGTCGAAGAGATGCGCGCGAAAGTTGTTGAAGCGGAAGCGGAAGTGCCGATGGCAATGTCCGAAGCGCTTCGCAGCGGAAAACTTGGTGTAATGGATTATATGAATTTCAATAATATTAAAGCTGATACCGATATGCGCGATTCCATCGGTAAAGCGACGAGTGATGATGAGGACGGCGTTGACCGCAACCCGCACCAGAATAAATAA
- a CDS encoding GatB/YqeY domain-containing protein, which produces MNIQDRLQDDMKQAMRSREKERLSVIRSVKAALQNESIKAGSSLSEDEVLTVLNREMKQRKESLYEFEQADRKDLCDKMAFEMEVLADYLPSQLTDEELQAIVDETIEETGAESKAQMGKVMGAIMPKVKGRADGNQVKELVQKSLS; this is translated from the coding sequence TTGAACATTCAGGATCGTCTACAGGATGATATGAAGCAGGCCATGCGCAGTCGGGAGAAAGAACGGCTGAGTGTGATTCGTTCCGTAAAAGCAGCACTTCAGAATGAATCCATCAAAGCCGGAAGCAGTCTCTCTGAGGATGAGGTTCTGACCGTCCTTAACCGTGAAATGAAACAGCGTAAAGAATCCCTCTACGAATTTGAACAGGCTGACCGAAAAGACCTCTGTGATAAAATGGCGTTCGAGATGGAGGTATTAGCCGACTATTTACCAAGCCAGCTGACCGATGAGGAGCTTCAGGCGATCGTCGATGAAACCATCGAAGAGACCGGAGCGGAATCCAAGGCACAGATGGGTAAGGTAATGGGGGCGATCATGCCGAAAGTCAAAGGCCGTGCAGACGGCAATCAGGTCAAAGAGCTTGTACAGAAATCTTTATCCTAA
- a CDS encoding NfeD family protein — protein MKIWRIAIYMLILLAGISGLFIPVQQAESSGEGELVYVIPVEKEVERGLQAFLERSIRTAEEEGASHIIFEVDTPGGFVDAAGGIASLIRNAEPDTTAFIVERALSAGAYISLNADQIVMAPGSNMGSATVVDGGGSAADDKAQSAWLANMREAAELNDRDPVYALAMADRSIEIPELDITDDNILTLTPGQALEVGYAEEVLSTREEVLSFIGYEDAEIREMEVTFSEQVARFVTNPIIVPILLSIGSLGLVLELYSPGFGIPGIMGASALILFFFGHLVAGFAGLETVILLGVGIVLLLIEVFSPSFGVLGFIGIGAIMGSLVLSSYDTSMMLMSMFIAIIVTVVASVLFFKYVGYNGPLKRVVLVDQAGNDQGYVSADTKSELKDQTGTALTILRPSGVAEIGDERLDVVSEGGYIEQGRKVKVVSVSGSRIVVREVKD, from the coding sequence ATGAAAATATGGCGGATAGCGATATATATGCTGATTCTTCTTGCCGGGATCAGCGGTTTGTTTATCCCCGTTCAGCAGGCAGAGAGTTCGGGAGAAGGCGAGCTTGTTTACGTGATCCCTGTTGAAAAAGAAGTGGAGCGGGGACTTCAGGCGTTTTTGGAACGTTCGATAAGGACGGCTGAGGAAGAAGGCGCGAGTCATATTATTTTTGAAGTCGATACACCAGGTGGTTTTGTCGATGCAGCAGGCGGGATTGCATCACTGATTCGAAATGCAGAACCGGATACGACGGCTTTTATTGTAGAGAGGGCTCTTTCTGCCGGGGCATACATCTCGTTAAATGCCGATCAGATTGTCATGGCTCCCGGTTCTAATATGGGTTCTGCGACGGTTGTTGACGGTGGTGGAAGCGCTGCGGATGATAAGGCACAGTCAGCGTGGCTTGCCAATATGCGGGAAGCGGCTGAGTTGAATGACAGAGATCCGGTATATGCCCTTGCCATGGCAGACAGAAGCATCGAAATCCCGGAACTGGATATTACAGATGACAATATTCTGACGCTGACCCCGGGGCAGGCTCTCGAGGTCGGCTATGCAGAAGAAGTGCTTTCAACTCGTGAGGAAGTGCTCTCGTTCATCGGGTATGAAGATGCTGAGATCAGGGAAATGGAAGTGACTTTTTCTGAACAAGTGGCCCGTTTTGTCACAAATCCGATCATCGTTCCGATCCTTTTGAGTATAGGCAGCCTTGGACTCGTGCTCGAACTGTATTCACCGGGTTTCGGTATTCCGGGAATCATGGGCGCCTCAGCCTTAATCCTGTTCTTTTTTGGGCATCTTGTTGCAGGTTTTGCCGGACTGGAGACCGTGATTCTTCTAGGTGTGGGGATAGTGTTACTGCTGATCGAGGTCTTTTCCCCGAGTTTCGGTGTGCTTGGTTTCATCGGGATCGGGGCAATTATGGGAAGCCTTGTGCTCAGTTCGTATGACACGAGCATGATGCTCATGTCAATGTTTATTGCCATTATTGTGACGGTCGTCGCCTCTGTGCTGTTCTTTAAATATGTCGGTTATAACGGGCCATTAAAGCGTGTGGTACTCGTGGATCAGGCTGGGAACGACCAGGGGTATGTTTCTGCGGATACAAAATCAGAGCTTAAAGATCAGACAGGAACTGCCCTGACAATCCTCAGGCCATCAGGGGTGGCAGAGATTGGTGACGAACGACTTGACGTCGTCTCTGAGGGAGGATATATTGAACAGGGAAGAAAAGTCAAAGTGGTTTCTGTTTCAGGTTCGAGAATTGTAGTCAGAGAGGTCAAGGACTGA
- a CDS encoding HD family phosphohydrolase produces MSRQSPIDQQKWWNTIRDHRYIRFFLFMIFALVTFGLLFSNVAPDHPELEPGMVSDQDIRSPLTIENKAETDRLIQEAVDDVEPVYAMNPRYGQNQVERIQDLFQRIDQVRQNAYEAYEEEVEADETPAEEAEEQEPASPENREFTYSDLDQSEMISDLRADLPDEMNEQLENETLTTFLSADQEMLQLARETSMSAVHDVMSDEIKMDEVEAARAEAEQIVRNSPGGAQLREAITDVVRYGVTSNYMIDQSATEEARNQAAESVEPAMLREGQIIVEEGQVITSELYEQLSTVGLTEEVNYLYPFIGLGMIISIMTIMLSYYLSDAKTSLKTNNTHLLMYLLIYTTVLSLMKLSSMMHYLEISGIHFLVPAAAGTMLITILIHSRIAIFTSMLFSIVASVMYNDLSTTMFDASQGLFVFFSSLAGVFYLIKSQTTMRMLKTGLLVSGVNLIIVAAILMIKNAQYGWIEIGFNLGFAALAGIVSAILAIGLLPFLETAFGILSNTRLIELSNPNHPLLRKILLEAPGTYHHSVMVANLAESACEAIGANGLLARVGSYYHDIGKTRRPHFFIENQMGTKNPHDNISPQLSKTIITAHPYDGAEMLRSHKMPKEIVEIAESHHGTSCLKFFYFKAKEEDPDIKMDDFRYPGPLPANKVAAVVGIADSVEAAVRSMKQPTIEKIDTLIRKIINEKLDDDQLDECDLTIRELHSIAKSMLETLQGTFHSRIEYPDEQLPGTRDHQDVQKERAE; encoded by the coding sequence ATGTCCAGACAATCACCGATTGATCAGCAGAAGTGGTGGAACACAATCAGGGATCACCGCTATATCCGATTCTTTTTATTTATGATTTTCGCACTGGTCACCTTTGGCCTTCTGTTTTCCAATGTAGCGCCGGATCACCCTGAACTCGAACCTGGAATGGTATCGGATCAGGATATCCGCTCGCCTTTGACGATTGAGAACAAAGCAGAAACGGACCGACTGATTCAAGAGGCTGTTGACGATGTAGAACCTGTTTATGCGATGAATCCCCGCTATGGTCAAAATCAGGTGGAACGGATTCAGGATTTGTTTCAGCGAATTGACCAAGTCCGGCAGAATGCTTATGAAGCATACGAAGAGGAGGTTGAAGCAGACGAGACACCTGCGGAAGAGGCCGAAGAGCAAGAGCCTGCCTCTCCTGAAAACAGAGAATTCACCTACAGCGATCTTGATCAGTCAGAGATGATCAGTGATCTGCGTGCCGATCTCCCTGATGAGATGAATGAACAACTTGAAAACGAAACATTAACGACGTTTTTGAGTGCAGATCAGGAGATGCTTCAACTTGCCAGAGAGACATCGATGAGTGCTGTTCACGATGTGATGAGTGATGAAATAAAAATGGATGAAGTGGAAGCGGCTCGTGCTGAAGCTGAACAGATCGTCCGAAACTCGCCGGGTGGTGCCCAGCTCAGAGAAGCAATAACGGATGTTGTCCGATACGGAGTAACGTCCAATTATATGATTGATCAATCGGCGACAGAAGAAGCGAGGAATCAGGCAGCCGAAAGTGTTGAACCTGCCATGCTCCGTGAGGGACAGATCATCGTGGAAGAAGGCCAGGTCATTACGTCTGAACTGTATGAACAGCTTTCGACAGTCGGTTTGACTGAAGAAGTGAACTACCTATACCCTTTCATTGGCCTTGGCATGATCATATCAATTATGACCATCATGCTGTCTTATTATCTGTCTGACGCCAAAACGTCTTTGAAGACGAACAATACCCATCTTTTGATGTATCTGTTGATCTATACAACGGTACTTTCCTTGATGAAGCTGTCGAGTATGATGCATTATCTTGAAATCAGCGGCATACATTTTCTCGTTCCGGCAGCCGCTGGAACGATGCTGATTACAATCTTGATTCATTCAAGAATCGCGATCTTTACGAGTATGCTGTTTTCCATTGTCGCAAGCGTTATGTATAACGATTTAAGCACGACAATGTTTGATGCGTCTCAAGGGCTGTTTGTGTTTTTCAGCTCACTTGCAGGGGTGTTCTATCTGATTAAATCGCAAACGACGATGCGCATGCTGAAGACAGGGCTCCTTGTCTCAGGAGTGAATCTTATCATTGTTGCTGCCATTCTTATGATTAAAAATGCCCAGTACGGATGGATTGAAATCGGGTTTAACCTGGGATTTGCAGCTTTGGCCGGTATTGTCTCGGCCATTCTGGCAATCGGTCTTCTGCCGTTTTTGGAGACGGCTTTTGGGATTTTGTCCAATACCCGTCTGATCGAACTTTCGAATCCGAACCATCCTCTTCTGCGTAAAATATTACTTGAAGCACCAGGAACATACCATCACAGTGTCATGGTAGCCAATCTGGCTGAATCTGCCTGTGAAGCGATTGGGGCAAATGGGCTCCTTGCAAGAGTAGGGTCCTATTATCATGATATCGGTAAGACCAGGAGGCCGCATTTTTTTATTGAAAATCAAATGGGGACGAAAAATCCTCATGACAATATTTCACCACAGCTCAGTAAAACAATCATTACCGCGCATCCATACGATGGGGCGGAAATGCTGAGGTCTCATAAAATGCCGAAAGAAATTGTGGAGATCGCGGAATCCCATCATGGCACGTCGTGTCTGAAGTTCTTTTATTTTAAGGCGAAAGAAGAGGATCCTGACATCAAGATGGATGACTTCCGTTATCCCGGGCCTCTTCCGGCCAATAAGGTTGCCGCTGTGGTGGGGATTGCAGATTCCGTTGAAGCGGCCGTACGCTCGATGAAACAGCCGACGATTGAAAAAATCGACACATTGATCAGGAAAATTATTAACGAAAAACTGGATGACGATCAACTCGATGAATGTGACCTGACGATCCGCGAACTGCACAGTATTGCGAAATCAATGCTTGAAACCCTGCAGGGTACGTTTCATTCCCGCATTGAATACCCGGATGAGCAGTTGCCGGGAACCCGTGATCATCAGGACGTTCAAAAGGAGAGAGCTGAATGA
- a CDS encoding 16S rRNA (uracil(1498)-N(3))-methyltransferase — MQRYFVEADQMKEDLFILTGDDAHHISKVMRMTDGDRIICCMPDGSCGTATIQSTAEGRVHAELETWLKETSEMPVEVTLAQGLPKGDKLELIIQKATELGVSSVIPVQMSRSIAKIDEKKAGKKVVRWRKIAKEAAEQAHRNRVPCISEPVSFTRVQGLVEEYDLVIAAYEEEGKAGNHHALPVLLNGLLPGQRILVIIGPEGGFSPEEIEKLERAGVRSVSIGPRILRTETAPLYVLAAVSYQIELSR; from the coding sequence ATGCAGCGATATTTTGTTGAAGCCGATCAAATGAAAGAAGATCTGTTTATCCTTACTGGCGATGATGCCCATCATATCTCGAAGGTAATGCGAATGACCGATGGTGACCGCATCATCTGCTGCATGCCTGATGGCTCTTGTGGGACAGCTACTATTCAAAGCACAGCTGAGGGGCGGGTGCATGCCGAGTTGGAGACGTGGCTGAAAGAAACGAGTGAAATGCCTGTCGAGGTCACACTCGCTCAGGGACTTCCAAAAGGGGATAAACTCGAGCTGATTATTCAGAAGGCTACAGAACTTGGTGTTTCGTCTGTGATCCCGGTGCAAATGTCACGTTCGATTGCGAAGATCGATGAAAAAAAAGCTGGAAAAAAAGTCGTGCGTTGGCGTAAAATAGCGAAAGAAGCAGCCGAACAGGCCCACAGAAACCGTGTTCCGTGTATATCCGAGCCGGTATCTTTCACTCGGGTTCAAGGACTTGTGGAAGAGTACGATCTTGTCATCGCAGCATATGAGGAAGAAGGAAAGGCCGGCAATCATCATGCCCTTCCTGTTCTTCTCAATGGCCTCCTGCCCGGGCAGCGGATTTTGGTGATTATTGGACCTGAAGGCGGCTTTTCTCCTGAGGAAATCGAGAAGCTTGAGCGAGCAGGCGTCCGGTCCGTCTCCATCGGACCTCGTATTCTGCGTACGGAAACGGCACCGCTCTATGTTCTGGCTGCGGTTTCTTATCAAATTGAACTATCGAGGTGA